The DNA window GTTCGAGGTGCTGGAGGTCGAGGAGGAGTACGTCGTCCACGACGACGCGCTGCACGTCGACCGGGGCTGGCTGGAGCACGACCCGGCGGCGGACTCTGGCTCGTCGCTGGACGAACGACTGCGGACCGCGCCCGCCGGTACCGAAGGGTTCCCGTCGACCTACCGGCCGCTCGCGGTGAAACCGCGGCAGGACATCCGGCAACGCGCCGCGTTCGACCCGGCGCTCAAGCAGTTCGACCACGCCTTCCGGGCCGGCGAGCCGGTGTTCGGCGACGCCGCCGAAGGCGAACGGTGGCGCGCCGCGCGCCGCGCCGCGATGGCGCACACGCTGGCCGTCGTGGCCGCCTCACCATGGACCGGGCACCTGGTGTTACGCGGCAGCGTGGTGCTGCGGGCATGGCTCGGCGACGCCGCGCGCGAGCCAGGCGACCTCGACTTCGTGGTCACGCCACTCAGTCTCGCCTCGGACAGCAGGGAAACAAAAGCTATGCTGGACGGCCTGGTCGCCGCGGTCTCCGCCGACCCCGGCCCCGGCCTGCGCGCCGACCAAGCGGTGTCCGAGCACATCTGGACCTACGACCGGGTGCCGGGCAGGCGCCTGCTGTTCCCGTTCGATGCCGACAACCTGCCGCAGGGCGCGGTACAGCTCGATTTCGTCTTCAACGAGCGGTTACCCGAGCCACCGATCAGCGTCGAAATCCCACCACTGGGTACCCGGATCCGCGCCGCGACACCGAACCTCTCGCTCGCGTGGAAACTGCAATGGCTGATGACCGACGCCTACCCGCAGGGCAAAGACCTCTACGACGCGGTGCTGCTCGCCGAGCACACCGCCGCGCCACTGGAACTCGTCCGCGATCTCATCCGGCCCGAACTCGGCAGGCTCGCCGACGAGTTCACCGCGGAATCCGTGCTGTCGCTCACCGTCGACTGGGACAACTTCCGCGCGGAACGGCCCGGCACCGAGGGCGACGCCGAGTCGTGGCTCCGCAGACTCGCGAAAGCACTCACGAGCTGAACCATCCGCGGAGCACCGGATCTCGGGCATCCGCGTAGCGCCTACCGGTAGTGCTCGCCGATGAACTTCGCGGCCATGCCGACGCTGCCGTCGAACCCGTAGGACAGGGGCTGCTGTCCTTGATCGTCTGCCGGTACAGGCCACCGATCGGGTTGCCGAAGGCCACCACCGCCACCACGCGGACCTTCTGGGCGATCGGCTGCCAAGTACAAAATCCCGGCACACCTCGAGATCCGCGACGCACTGCCCCGAACGGGATCGGGCAAGATCCAGAAAGCCCGCCTGCGCGCCAGGGAACCACCGCGCTGAGGGTTCGGCCTACGGCCGGTGCATGCGGTCCCACAGCAGGGGCCACGGATCGCGCGGCGCACCGCACAGCCACACCGGAACGCCTTGGTTGGCCACGGACGCGTCGATGTCGAGGCGCACGGTGTTCACCTGCCGCACCTGTCCGAAGAACCGGTCGAGCAGTTCCCGGTCCCCGCCGGTGTACAGCACTTCGCGGGTGTCGTCCGGCGGCGCGCCCGCGTACCAGTAGCCGCGTTCCGGGCCGTACGCGGCGGGCAGCCCCCGCTCGGGACCGTAGACCGCGAGCGCGCTCGCCTGCCAGTAGCTGTCCCCCATCACCACGGTGTGCGCGCGGTCGTCCGGGGGCAGCTTCCGGTAGGAGTCGGCGACGGTGTCCGCGAGCCGCGGCCAGCCGTAGCTGCCGCTGCCGACGAAATCGACCAGCTGCACGCCGGTGAACCCGGTGGCGGGCCGGACGGGCAGGGCGAGGTAGATCGCCAGCGGCACGGAAAGCGCGTACACCGGCCACGTCGGCACCCAGCGCCACCAGCGGGCGGGACGGCGACGTTCCAGGCGGACGGCGGAGGCCGCGAACAGGACCGCGTACAACCCGGCGAGGTAGTAGTAGCGGCTCGCGGTGACCAGCAGCAGCAGCGCGACCAGTACGGCCGCCCAGCCGAAGAGCCGGTACTCCCGCAGTTCCGGCGCCCGCAGCAGCACGAAGATCCCGTGGCAGCACAGGAACGCGCCGACGAGCAGCCCGGACATCAGCACCGCCAACGGGATCATCGCGACGCTTCCGCCGAGCAGGCGGTCGTTCTGCTCGGCGACCACGGTGTTCATCAGCAGGTAGGGCCAGCCGTGCCGCGCCTGCCAGAGCAGCGTCGGCACGGTCAGCAGGACGGTCAGCGCACCGCCCGCCCACAGCGCCGGGCGGCGGAGCAGCGCGCGCGGGCCCGCGATCACCGCACCGGCGATCAAGCCGAGCCACAGGAAGGCGATCAGGAACTTGCCCTGCATCGCCACCGCGGTGACGATTCCGGCGAGCAGCAGCAACCGGTCCGCGCGGGTGCGCACCCAGCGCGCGACCAGCCAGCACACCAGTACCCAGCAGAACGGGTCCACTGTGGACGTCGCGAGCACGTGCCCGGAGGCCAGCAGCTGGAAGGAAAGCGCGTACGCCGCCGCGGTCGTCACCTGGGCCCTGGTGCCGCCGCCGAACTCACGGGCGATCAGCGCCGCGAGCACGATTCCGCCCGCGGTGAGCAGCATCGGCAGCACCCGCAGCGCCACCACCGATCCGGGGAACACCGCGTCCGACAACCAGGCCAGCGCCGGGAGCAGCCACGGGTTGTCGGCATAGCCCCAGGCGAAGTGGTACTTCGCCGACGCGACGAAGTACAGCTCGTCGCCGAAGTACCCGAACTTCCCGCTCACCGCCAGCAGGAGCACGCCGACGGCGCCCGCGATGGCGAGCACGGGCCAGCGCGCGAACGGCGGCACGCCTTGCCGCTCCCCGACGACCTCGGACGCCACCGAGACGGCCATGTCAGAAGCTCTGTTCCAGGTAGCGGGTGCGGCAGGCCGAGCGCTGGATCTTGCCGCTGGAGGTGCGGGGCAGCTCGCCGGGGCCGATGATCAGCACGTCGCGCAGCGACAGCCCGTGCCGCTGCGACACCATCGCCCTGATCATCGCCGTCGTCTCGGCGTGGTCGAGGTCTCCCGCGGCCACCTGCTTGGCCCGTTCCGCCACGACGACGGCCCGTTCGCCGCCCTCGCCCGGCACCGAGAACGCCGCGACGGCATGCCGCCGGACGGCCGGGTGCGCCTGTTCGACGGTGTGCTCGACGTCCTGCGGGTAGTGGTTCTGCCCGTCGACGATGATGAGGTCCTTGAGCCTGCCGGTGATGTAGAGGTGCCCGTCGACGACCACGCCGAGATCGCCGGTGCGCAGCCAGCCACCGCGGCCGGGCCACGGCTCGACCACCTGACCGTCCTCATCGGACAGTTCGGCGGAGAACACCGCCGCGGAGCCCTCCCGCTGGCCCCAGTAGCCCTGTCCGACGTTCGGCCCGCTCGCCCAGATCTCCCCGACCCTGCCGTCGGCCAGCGCCGTCCCGGTCCGCGGGTCGGCGATGCGGATCACCTGCTCGACCGGCTGCCCCGCGGACACCAGCGTCGTCGTCGAGGTGCTCTGCTCGCCCACGACCGCCTTGCCCGCGGCCAGGCTGACCCGGTCGAAGCTCAGCCGCCTCGGCGGAGATCCGGCCGGCGAGACGGAGATCATCACGACGGCCTCGGCGAG is part of the Amycolatopsis sp. CA-230715 genome and encodes:
- a CDS encoding nucleotidyl transferase AbiEii/AbiGii toxin family protein produces the protein MFSGDFEVHLTGSEWEVDELAAFAERHGAKFSHIQLHRGATPSQPMLTVAGSGTLADLHEVAARWRAGLEAAELRVLRVKIEAAPWNEDVPPSDEDARDDLYFEHHVKVLLPSGDYGALRSLTSTAQQQAAHTSRNARRQRDDAHEERFVTQRCHGVGRPTALARLDALLTALRDGGFEVLEVEEEYVVHDDALHVDRGWLEHDPAADSGSSLDERLRTAPAGTEGFPSTYRPLAVKPRQDIRQRAAFDPALKQFDHAFRAGEPVFGDAAEGERWRAARRAAMAHTLAVVAASPWTGHLVLRGSVVLRAWLGDAAREPGDLDFVVTPLSLASDSRETKAMLDGLVAAVSADPGPGLRADQAVSEHIWTYDRVPGRRLLFPFDADNLPQGAVQLDFVFNERLPEPPISVEIPPLGTRIRAATPNLSLAWKLQWLMTDAYPQGKDLYDAVLLAEHTAAPLELVRDLIRPELGRLADEFTAESVLSLTVDWDNFRAERPGTEGDAESWLRRLAKALTS
- a CDS encoding ArnT family glycosyltransferase, producing the protein MAVSVASEVVGERQGVPPFARWPVLAIAGAVGVLLLAVSGKFGYFGDELYFVASAKYHFAWGYADNPWLLPALAWLSDAVFPGSVVALRVLPMLLTAGGIVLAALIAREFGGGTRAQVTTAAAYALSFQLLASGHVLATSTVDPFCWVLVCWLVARWVRTRADRLLLLAGIVTAVAMQGKFLIAFLWLGLIAGAVIAGPRALLRRPALWAGGALTVLLTVPTLLWQARHGWPYLLMNTVVAEQNDRLLGGSVAMIPLAVLMSGLLVGAFLCCHGIFVLLRAPELREYRLFGWAAVLVALLLLVTASRYYYLAGLYAVLFAASAVRLERRRPARWWRWVPTWPVYALSVPLAIYLALPVRPATGFTGVQLVDFVGSGSYGWPRLADTVADSYRKLPPDDRAHTVVMGDSYWQASALAVYGPERGLPAAYGPERGYWYAGAPPDDTREVLYTGGDRELLDRFFGQVRQVNTVRLDIDASVANQGVPVWLCGAPRDPWPLLWDRMHRP